The Branchiostoma floridae strain S238N-H82 chromosome 17, Bfl_VNyyK, whole genome shotgun sequence genome has a window encoding:
- the LOC118404121 gene encoding lysine-specific histone demethylase 1B-like — translation MSGRGRRKSNVVGDSSPQVGTSSSRTGRQVKRKAQDDSDAPEGKRYRKCEKAGCSATYPICFASATDRCAGNGYTSRWYHLSAGEHFCNECFEYFYRSYKDGYDIYTNWKRQWTSNGKSEASIKAFIADQKIPYWVQCTRPNCGKWRQLSKDMDITLELQQRYVCGMTATGIKSEKDLCSTPEDSRVELTREYHWLETLILPPLLKRSPAAPFLTEYYPDGVGLSPTSAPPPTQRGGKSKVNGSKGAEDSDDEDHVPNIPGLCPYFQPFYQPNENGKALCIRPDVMEYDEVQEFPEFGREQTLYLALRNLTIALWTLNCKEFLTPQKCAGHVIVRGLVRIRCVQELERIVCFLSRKGLINTGLLKDPPGGALLPKDFDAGTVVVIGAGPSGLAAARQLHNFGTKVIVLEAQDRVGGRVWDDHSLGSCVGRGAQIVNGCINNPVALMCEQAGLKMRKMTDRCELFEESGEAAESSMDKRTDFHFNAMLDAVAEWRKDQDNTQDVPLGTKLAEMHKSFVKETGLTFTEAETRLMQFHIGNLEYACGSDLKQVSSVNWDQNEMFAQFAGDHTLIGDGYGILLQKLSEGLDIRLNQEVTHIDYTGEEIVVKTKSGEYKGSKVLVTLPLAVLQKNVVDFKPPLPDKKVKAIQSLGAGLIEKVGLKFPSRFWDSRVQGADFFGHIPPTEDKRGQFGVFYDMTPSSKQAVLMTVVSGEAAHHISKLKDEEVIDLCMKALRGMFPGQKVPDPIGYFVTHWRTHPYAQMAYSFVKVGSTGEAYDTIAEDIDQKVFFAGEATNRHFPQTVTGAYLSGVREASKIVEQPLS, via the exons ATGTCAGGTAGGGGACGGCGGAAGTCCAACGTCGTGGGAGATTCCTCGCCACAGGTCGGCACGTCGTCGTCTCGCACGGGACGCCAGGTGAAGCGTAAAGCGCAGGACGACAGTGATGCGCCGGAGGGGAAGCGATACAGGAAGTGCGAGAAGGCAGGATGCTCCGCGACCTACCCCATTTGTTTTGCTTCGGCCACTGACAG GTGTGCAGGAAATGGCTACACATCCAGGTGGTACCATTTATCCGCGGGGGAGCATTTCTGCAACGAGTGCTTCGAATACTTCTACCGAAG TTACAAAGACGGCTATGACATATACACCAACTGGAAGCGCCAGTGGACGTCCAACGGGAAGAGCGAGGCGAGCATCAAGGCGTTCATCGCGGACCAGAAGATCCCGTACTGGGTCCAGTGTACGCGGCCGAACTGCGGGAAGTGGAGACAGCTGTCCAAGGATATGGACATCACCTTAGAACTACAGCAGAGATATGTGTGCGGGATGACAGCCACTGGTATAAAG AGTGAGAAAGACCTCTGCAGCACACCAGAAGATTCG AGAGTTGAGTTGACCCGTGAGTATCACTGGTTGGAGACCCTGATCCTACCCCCCCTACTGAAGAGGAGCCCAGCTGCACCCTTCCTCACAGAGTACTACCCTGACGGGGTCGGACTTAGCCCCACCAGtgccccccctcccacacagAGGGGCGGCAAATCCAAGGTCAATGGGTCAAAAG GTGCTGAAGACAGTGATGATGAAGACCATGTCCCTAATA TTCCAGGACTGTGCCCGTATTTCCAGCCCTTCTACCAGCCCAACGAGAACGGTAAAGCGCTGTGTATCCGCCCTGACGTGATGGAATACGACGAGGTACAAGAGTTCCCAGAGTTTGGAAGGGAACAAACGCTCTACCTGGCACTCAGGAACCTCACTATAGCACTCTGGACTCTTAACTGTAAG GAATTTCTGACCCCTCAGAAGTGTGCGGGCCACGTGATTGTGCGCGGGCTGGTGAGGATACGCTGTGTACAGGAGCTGGAGCGTATCGTGTGCTTCCTGTCCAGGAAAGGGCTCATCAATACTGGACTTCTCAAGGACCCGCCAGGGGGCGCTCTTCTACCCAAGGACTTTGATGCT GGTACAGTAGTTGTTATAGGAGCCGGACCATCAGGCCTTGCTGCGGCTAGACAACTTCACAactttggcacaaag GTGATAGTACTGGAGGCCCAGGACAGAGTAGGAGGCCGTGTGTGGGACGACCACAGTCTGGGCTCATGTGTGGGCAGAGGGGCACAGATAGTCAACGGCTGTATCAACAACCCTGTAGCTCTTATGTGTGAACAG GCTGGGTTGAAGATGAGAAAAATGACGGATCGCTGCgagctgtttgaagagagcGGGGAGGCTGCAGAATCCTCCATGGACAAGAGAACAGATTTCCACTTTAACGCTATGCTGGACGCAGTGGCTGAGTGGAGAAAAGATCAAGACAACACACAGGATGTACCATTAGGAA CAAAGCTCGCAGAAATGCACAAATCTTTTGTCAAAGAAACAGGCCTCACATTCACGGAG GCTGAAACCAGGCTGATGCAGTTCCACATTGGTAACTTGGAGTACGCCTGTGGTTCCGATCTAAAACAG GTGTCATCAGTAAACTGGGACCAGAACGAGATGTTTGCCCAGTTCGCGGGAGATCACACGCTCATCGGAGACGGCTACGGGATCCTCCTACAGAAACTGTCAGAAGGACTAGACATCAGGCTCAACCAGGAG GTAACACATATAGACTACACAGGTGAAGAGATTGTGGTGAAAACCAAGTCAGGAGAGTACAAGGGCAGTAAGGTCCTGGTAACCTTGCCGCTAGCCGTCCTACAGAAGAACGTAGTGGACTTCAAGCCTCCACTGCCTGACAAGAAAGTGAAGGCCATCCAGAGCCTGGGAGCCGGGCTAATTGAGAAG GTTGGTCTGAAGTTCCCTAGTAGATTTTGGGACTCCCGTGTCCAGGGTGCGGACTTCTTCGGACACATCCCGCCAACGGAAGACAAGCGTGGACAGTTTGGTGTGTTCTACGACATGACACCTTCG TCTAAGCAAGCTGTGTTGATGACAGTGGTAAGTGGGGAGGCAGCACACCACATCTCCAAACTCAAGGATGAGGAGGTCATCGACCTCTGCATGAAGGCACTGAGGGGCATGTTCCCAGGACag